The following are encoded together in the bacterium genome:
- a CDS encoding PQQ-like beta-propeller repeat protein, giving the protein MFCRRERAGIPGAPDCTTAVAGRPRLSFQPVCDKRRRMRFRWAFAALMVLAACSGGGGNNNPTVPVLAWGGFRHDSTNSAIGNPINSNKGKATLIYPTDGNTSLSTPAIDNNGIVFLGTRNGIVSLGDGGDLRWFADGCALSTGEIIPFGPIQSSPTVTPGRDIVFGTDATTDMPGMVFRLHERSKKVVECTWAFTPGVHSVRSSPQVQVDPRDLSLLSVFIGTGDGALQAINGVGTPRWTFAPTAQRRALTSTNAIDPSGPFYITTPDGVLAAADASGRPLWAVPIGPPPDGALQASPGIGASIYAIGAGSALFGINPGGSLKWQFIPGATVLGSPTFAAQSLDVGSELLLETVIYLADVNGQLYGVRDTTGELWDIQYCSDPDPNAKNIETCRTDSCAPNMGTCVNNKCTEAVNDMSCTQDTCVANHHGTCISKPALVSASSGDPIQVETSPILSGDFFVVVGTTDGRVCARNVDGSVPGDDTDMSNPWINGCIELGDGLPVRSSPAIGPSGVILVTTDSGLYSIK; this is encoded by the coding sequence ATGTTTTGCCGGCGCGAGAGGGCCGGCATACCTGGCGCGCCTGATTGCACGACGGCCGTCGCAGGGAGACCTCGATTGAGTTTTCAGCCCGTCTGTGACAAGCGCCGACGAATGCGGTTTCGTTGGGCGTTCGCCGCCCTGATGGTGCTGGCAGCGTGCTCGGGCGGCGGCGGCAACAACAATCCCACGGTGCCGGTGCTGGCGTGGGGCGGGTTCCGTCACGACTCCACCAATTCGGCAATCGGCAACCCCATCAACAGCAACAAGGGCAAGGCCACCCTGATTTACCCGACCGACGGCAACACTTCGCTCTCGACGCCAGCGATCGACAACAATGGCATCGTCTTCCTGGGCACCCGCAACGGCATCGTCTCACTCGGCGACGGTGGAGACCTGCGCTGGTTCGCCGACGGCTGTGCGCTCTCCACAGGCGAGATCATCCCCTTCGGCCCGATCCAATCGTCGCCGACGGTGACCCCCGGGCGCGACATCGTGTTCGGGACGGATGCAACGACGGACATGCCGGGTATGGTCTTCAGGCTGCACGAACGCTCCAAGAAGGTCGTCGAGTGCACCTGGGCGTTCACCCCCGGCGTCCATTCGGTGCGCTCGTCTCCGCAGGTGCAGGTCGATCCTCGTGACCTGTCGCTGCTCTCGGTGTTCATCGGCACCGGCGACGGCGCGCTGCAGGCGATCAACGGCGTCGGGACGCCGCGCTGGACCTTCGCCCCTACCGCGCAGCGGCGGGCGCTCACCAGCACCAATGCCATCGACCCGTCTGGCCCCTTCTACATCACCACGCCCGACGGCGTGCTTGCGGCGGCCGACGCCAGCGGGCGCCCCCTGTGGGCCGTTCCGATCGGGCCGCCCCCGGACGGAGCGCTCCAGGCATCGCCCGGGATCGGCGCCAGCATCTACGCCATCGGCGCGGGCAGTGCGCTGTTCGGCATCAATCCGGGCGGCTCGCTCAAATGGCAGTTCATCCCTGGGGCGACCGTCCTCGGCTCACCAACGTTCGCCGCGCAGTCGCTCGACGTCGGCTCCGAGCTCCTGCTCGAGACCGTGATCTACCTCGCCGACGTCAACGGGCAGCTCTACGGTGTGCGCGACACCACCGGCGAATTGTGGGACATCCAATACTGCAGTGATCCGGATCCCAACGCGAAGAACATCGAGACCTGCCGCACCGACAGTTGTGCCCCCAACATGGGAACCTGCGTCAACAACAAGTGCACCGAAGCCGTGAACGACATGTCGTGCACCCAGGACACCTGCGTCGCCAACCACCACGGGACCTGCATCTCCAAGCCCGCCCTGGTGTCGGCGAGCAGCGGCGATCCCATCCAGGTCGAGACCTCTCCCATCCTCTCGGGAGACTTCTTCGTCGTCGTCGGCACCACCGACGGTCGCGTCTGCGCCCGCAATGTCGACGGCAGCGTGCCTGGAGACGACACGGACATGTCGAACCCTTGGATCAACGGCTGTATCGAGCTCGGCGACGGACTGCCGGTCCGCTCCTCGCCAGCGATTGGCCCGTCGGGGGTGATCCTCGTCACCACCGATTCCGGACTCTATTCGATCAAATGA
- a CDS encoding class I SAM-dependent methyltransferase, giving the protein MSDREKWEARYVHAAAAGEHPPSELLTQHRDLLPPGRALDVASGDGRHALWLARQGYAVDAFDLSHAGLLRLLARGRHEHLAIHAIQANLEDFPLPTTRYAVVVNTYYLQRSLFPALRRAVRPGGAIVFETFLREQARIGHPRNPAFLLEPGELRAAFAGFEMLVDEEGCFAGARGPAYLARLIARRPSQGDLD; this is encoded by the coding sequence ATGAGCGACCGAGAGAAATGGGAGGCGCGCTACGTCCATGCCGCCGCGGCGGGGGAGCATCCGCCATCCGAGCTGCTCACGCAGCATCGAGACCTGTTGCCCCCCGGACGCGCACTCGACGTCGCGTCCGGCGATGGACGGCACGCCCTGTGGTTGGCCCGCCAAGGGTATGCGGTGGATGCGTTCGACCTTTCGCACGCCGGACTACTTCGCCTGCTCGCCAGAGGCCGCCACGAGCATCTGGCGATTCACGCCATCCAGGCGAACCTCGAGGACTTCCCCCTGCCCACCACTCGCTATGCGGTCGTGGTCAACACCTACTATCTGCAGCGTTCGCTGTTCCCCGCCCTGCGGCGCGCTGTCCGTCCCGGCGGCGCGATCGTCTTCGAGACCTTCCTGCGCGAACAGGCGCGCATCGGCCACCCCCGGAATCCAGCGTTTCTGCTCGAGCCCGGCGAGCTGCGTGCGGCCTTCGCCGGGTTCGAGATGCTGGTCGACGAGGAGGGATGTTTTGCCGGCGCGAGAGGGCCGGCATACCTGGCGCGCCTGATTGCACGACGGCCGTCGCAGGGAGACCTCGATTGA